The Limnochorda sp. LNt genome includes a region encoding these proteins:
- the rplL gene encoding 50S ribosomal protein L7/L12, translating into MPLTKDELIEAIGNMTVLELAELVKALEEKFGVSAQAAVAVAPAAVAGAPAGAAPAAQEEKTEFDVILQSAGDKKIQVIKVVREITGLGLKEAKDLVDGAPKPVVQGVARERAEEVKNKLAEAGATVEIK; encoded by the coding sequence ATGCCGTTGACCAAGGACGAGTTGATCGAGGCCATCGGCAACATGACCGTGCTGGAGCTGGCCGAGCTGGTCAAGGCCCTGGAGGAGAAATTCGGCGTGAGCGCGCAGGCCGCGGTGGCCGTGGCTCCCGCGGCGGTGGCGGGGGCTCCCGCCGGGGCGGCGCCGGCAGCCCAGGAGGAGAAGACGGAGTTCGACGTCATCCTCCAGTCCGCGGGCGACAAGAAGATCCAGGTCATCAAGGTGGTGCGCGAGATCACGGGCCTGGGCCTCAAGGAGGCCAAGGACCTGGTGGATGGCGCGCCCAAGCCGGTGGTCCAGGGGGTCGCGCGGGAGCGGGCCGAGGAGGTCAAGAACAAGCTGGCCGAGGCAGGCGCCACCGTCGAGATCAAGTAG
- the rplJ gene encoding 50S ribosomal protein L10: MSSSEPRAGHARKAEVIEAIAEQLGRSQAIFLTDFRGLDVATMTRLRKRVRESEAGYLVAKNTLIKRALAQRGLDGSLDPLLEGPTGLCFVYGDPVAVARALSEMVRETRLLTIKGGWLQGRVLAASDVEALAQLPPREVLVAQVLGTMQAPITGLVTVLSGTVRKLVVALDQIRQKREAQQAA; encoded by the coding sequence ATGTCGTCGAGCGAGCCGCGTGCCGGGCACGCACGCAAGGCGGAGGTGATCGAGGCCATCGCCGAGCAGCTCGGGCGTTCGCAGGCCATCTTCCTGACGGACTTCCGGGGGTTGGACGTGGCCACCATGACCCGCCTGCGCAAACGGGTCCGGGAGAGCGAGGCCGGCTACCTGGTGGCCAAGAATACCCTCATCAAGCGTGCCCTGGCGCAGCGGGGCCTGGACGGGAGCCTCGATCCTCTCCTGGAGGGTCCGACGGGACTGTGCTTCGTCTACGGCGACCCTGTGGCGGTGGCGCGGGCCCTCAGCGAGATGGTGCGGGAGACCCGCCTGCTGACCATCAAGGGAGGCTGGCTGCAGGGTAGGGTGCTGGCCGCCTCGGATGTCGAGGCGCTGGCCCAGCTGCCGCCGCGTGAGGTGTTGGTGGCGCAGGTCCTGGGTACCATGCAGGCGCCCATCACGGGGCTGGTCACCGTGCTGTCGGGTACGGTGCGCAAGCTGGTGGTGGCCCTGGATCAGATCCGACAGAAGAGAGAGGCGCAACAGGCGGCGTGA
- the rplA gene encoding 50S ribosomal protein L1 has protein sequence MAKHGKRYVEIAKLVDRTREYTPREAMELAVQTARAKFDETVEVALKLGVDPRHADQQVRGTVVLPEGTGKAVRVAVFAKGEKAREAEQAGADVVGAEELVAEVQNGRIDFDVAIATPDMMGLVGRLGRILGPRGLMPNPKAGTVTMEVAKAVREFKAGKVEFRTSREAGVHVPIGKVSFGPERLLNNFRALMDAVVRARPAAAKGQYLRRVAISTTMGPGIKVSPQSVTEWLAGEG, from the coding sequence GTGGCCAAGCATGGCAAGCGATACGTGGAGATCGCCAAGCTGGTCGACCGCACCCGGGAGTACACCCCCCGCGAGGCGATGGAGCTGGCCGTCCAGACGGCGCGGGCCAAGTTCGACGAGACGGTGGAGGTGGCCCTCAAGCTGGGGGTCGATCCCCGCCATGCCGACCAGCAGGTGCGGGGCACCGTCGTCCTGCCCGAGGGCACCGGCAAGGCCGTCCGGGTCGCGGTCTTCGCCAAGGGCGAGAAGGCCCGGGAGGCCGAGCAGGCCGGTGCCGACGTGGTGGGCGCCGAGGAGCTGGTGGCCGAGGTCCAAAACGGTCGCATCGACTTCGACGTCGCCATCGCGACCCCCGACATGATGGGCCTGGTCGGACGGCTGGGCCGCATCCTGGGCCCCCGGGGCCTGATGCCCAACCCCAAGGCCGGCACGGTCACCATGGAGGTGGCCAAAGCCGTGCGGGAGTTCAAGGCCGGCAAGGTCGAGTTCCGCACCTCGCGCGAGGCGGGCGTGCACGTGCCCATCGGCAAGGTCTCGTTCGGCCCCGAGCGGCTGCTCAACAACTTCCGGGCGCTGATGGACGCCGTCGTGCGGGCGCGCCCGGCGGCTGCCAAGGGGCAGTACCTGCGCAGGGTCGCCATCTCCACCACCATGGGACCCGGGATCAAGGTGAGCCCGCAGTCCGTGACGGAGTGGTTGGCCGGCGAGGGCTGA
- the rplK gene encoding 50S ribosomal protein L11, giving the protein MAKKVVAQAKLQIPAGKATPAPPVGTVLGPQGVNIMEFCKQFNARTAKDAGMIIPVVVTIYEDRSFTFVTKTPPTAGLLLKAAGLEKGSGVPNKQKVGKVTRSQVEEIARVKMPDLNTDDLADAIRMVEGTARSMGIVVEP; this is encoded by the coding sequence ATGGCGAAGAAAGTGGTAGCGCAGGCCAAGTTGCAGATCCCCGCGGGCAAGGCGACGCCGGCACCCCCGGTGGGCACGGTGCTGGGCCCCCAGGGCGTCAACATCATGGAGTTTTGCAAGCAGTTCAACGCCCGGACGGCCAAGGACGCCGGGATGATCATCCCGGTAGTGGTGACCATCTACGAGGATCGCTCCTTCACCTTCGTCACCAAGACGCCGCCCACCGCCGGGCTGCTGCTCAAGGCGGCTGGCCTGGAGAAGGGCTCCGGCGTGCCCAACAAGCAGAAGGTGGGCAAGGTGACTCGCAGCCAGGTGGAGGAGATCGCCAGGGTCAAGATGCCGGATCTCAACACCGACGACCTGGCCGATGCCATCCGCATGGTCGAGGGCACGGCCCGCAGCATGGGCATCGTGGTCGAGCCCTAG
- the nusG gene encoding transcription termination/antitermination protein NusG: MAEREAGPGAGGLAPDVQSVAEEVEGERITPALDLTPSHPDARWYVIHTYSGYENKVKANLERRVKSMGLDDKVFRVLVPTEEEIDFQGGKKRIMKRKIFPGYVLVEMVMSDDSWYVVRHTPGVTGFVSPGSKPVPLEEHELRAIMKQMGLDSEKKPRVAFDIGDPVRVISGPFVNFTGRIDGINVEKGKLRVIVSMFGRETPVELDFEQVEKI, translated from the coding sequence ATGGCGGAGCGAGAAGCGGGGCCCGGGGCGGGCGGTCTTGCGCCCGACGTCCAGTCCGTGGCGGAGGAAGTCGAGGGTGAGCGGATAACGCCGGCGCTGGATCTGACGCCGAGCCACCCCGACGCGCGCTGGTACGTCATCCATACCTATTCGGGCTACGAAAACAAGGTGAAGGCCAATCTCGAGCGACGGGTCAAGTCGATGGGGCTTGACGACAAGGTTTTCCGCGTGCTGGTGCCGACCGAGGAGGAGATCGACTTCCAGGGCGGCAAGAAGCGCATCATGAAGCGGAAGATCTTTCCCGGCTACGTCCTGGTCGAGATGGTGATGAGCGACGACAGCTGGTACGTCGTGCGCCACACGCCGGGCGTCACGGGCTTCGTCTCGCCGGGCAGCAAGCCGGTGCCCCTGGAGGAGCACGAGCTTCGGGCTATCATGAAGCAGATGGGCCTCGACAGCGAGAAGAAGCCGCGGGTGGCCTTCGACATTGGCGACCCGGTGCGGGTCATCTCGGGGCCCTTCGTCAACTTCACGGGCCGCATCGATGGCATCAACGTCGAGAAGGGCAAGCTCCGGGTCATCGTCTCGATGTTCGGGCGGGAGACGCCCGTGGAGCTTGACTTCGAGCAGGTCGAGAAGATCTAG
- the secE gene encoding preprotein translocase subunit SecE, with amino-acid sequence MALSQQKVKRAASSERAGVGGRIRRFAREVRAEVRKVVWPGRKEVIQYTLVVLATALIVAILMGAVDLLVTEALALVLGWGR; translated from the coding sequence ATGGCGTTGTCGCAGCAGAAGGTGAAGCGGGCTGCATCGTCGGAGCGGGCCGGGGTCGGTGGGCGCATCCGCCGCTTCGCCCGGGAGGTACGGGCCGAGGTCCGCAAGGTCGTCTGGCCGGGGCGCAAGGAGGTCATCCAGTACACCCTGGTCGTGCTGGCCACCGCCCTGATCGTGGCCATCCTGATGGGTGCGGTGGATCTGCTGGTCACCGAGGCGCTGGCCCTGGTGCTCGGGTGGGGCCGCTGA
- the rpmG gene encoding 50S ribosomal protein L33, giving the protein MEGTATVRVGITLECDQCKSRNYRTSKNRKNTPDRLELRKYCPRCRRHTTHKESR; this is encoded by the coding sequence GTGGAGGGGACGGCCACCGTGCGGGTAGGCATCACGCTGGAGTGCGACCAGTGCAAGAGTCGCAACTACCGAACCAGCAAGAACCGCAAGAACACCCCGGACCGGCTGGAGCTGCGCAAGTACTGCCCGAGGTGCCGGCGGCACACCACGCACAAGGAGAGCCGCTGA
- a CDS encoding cyclin family protein, translating to MGGRDEGFRQPKQEWHLDHGFLHHPTGMQVLWALLAAGYNLFQLFLARRIRRRGPWEQTERGVAERLRAELLIGEGPLGLYLVPDTS from the coding sequence TTGGGGGGTAGAGATGAAGGCTTCCGGCAGCCGAAGCAGGAGTGGCACCTGGACCATGGCTTCCTCCACCACCCGACCGGCATGCAGGTGCTGTGGGCGTTGCTGGCCGCTGGCTACAACCTCTTTCAGCTCTTCCTGGCCCGCCGCATCCGCCGCCGCGGTCCGTGGGAGCAGACCGAGCGGGGCGTGGCCGAGCGGCTGCGGGCGGAGCTGCTGATCGGGGAGGGACCGCTGGGGCTGTATCTGGTCCCGGACACCAGCTGA
- the sigH gene encoding RNA polymerase sporulation sigma factor SigH: protein MGAVRLGVFAHRDYYDAYASLSDEEVAEYAKEGDTLALEYLISKYRNFVRAKARSYFLVGADREDIIQEGMIGLYKAIRDFRADKLASFRAFAELCVTRQMITAIKTATRQKHIPLNSYVSLNKPIYDEESDRTLMDVITSTRISDPEELVISREEYNDIETKMGEFLSDLEWKVLNSYLQGKSYQEIADDLSRHVKSVDNALQRVKRKLERYLERREQETYP from the coding sequence ATGGGGGCGGTACGGTTGGGCGTCTTCGCGCACCGTGACTACTACGACGCGTATGCGTCCCTCAGCGACGAAGAGGTGGCGGAGTACGCCAAGGAAGGCGACACACTGGCGCTCGAGTACCTGATCAGCAAGTACCGCAACTTCGTGCGAGCCAAGGCTCGCTCCTACTTCCTGGTCGGGGCCGACCGCGAGGACATCATCCAGGAGGGCATGATCGGGCTCTACAAGGCCATCCGAGACTTCCGTGCGGACAAGCTGGCTTCGTTTAGGGCCTTTGCCGAGCTTTGCGTCACGCGCCAGATGATCACGGCCATCAAGACGGCCACCCGCCAGAAGCACATCCCCCTCAACTCCTACGTCTCGCTCAACAAGCCCATCTACGACGAGGAGTCGGACCGGACCCTGATGGACGTCATCACGTCGACCCGCATCTCCGACCCCGAGGAGCTGGTCATCTCCCGGGAGGAGTACAACGACATCGAGACCAAGATGGGCGAGTTCCTGAGCGACCTGGAGTGGAAAGTCCTCAACTCCTACCTGCAGGGCAAGTCCTACCAGGAGATTGCCGACGACCTCTCCCGCCATGTAAAATCGGTCGACAACGCCCTGCAACGGGTCAAGCGCAAGCTGGAGCGCTACCTGGAGCGGCGCGAGCAAGAGACCTATCCGTGA
- the rlmB gene encoding 23S rRNA (guanosine(2251)-2'-O)-methyltransferase RlmB: MRRPEPTARSEPAAPAPPSLVFGRRPVIELLRSGRPVDRLWVAEGAAGLAPLLTLASSQGVPVQRVAREVLSRLCGSERHQGVAARAAEVPLLSLHELLEQATGGERPAPGDRTSAPLLVVLDHLTDPQNVGALLRTAEAVGASGVVMAARRSAPVSAAVVRASAGAVHHLRISRVSSVAEALERIKEAGFWVVGAEASAELSLWEADLSGPLAVVVGAEGRGMAPLVRRRCDLLVRIPMWGKVSSLNASVAGALVLYEVRRQQTTR; encoded by the coding sequence ATGAGACGCCCGGAGCCGACGGCACGGTCTGAGCCCGCGGCCCCGGCGCCGCCGTCGCTGGTCTTTGGCCGACGCCCCGTCATCGAGCTGCTGCGGTCGGGGCGCCCCGTCGACCGGCTGTGGGTGGCGGAGGGGGCCGCAGGCCTGGCGCCCCTGCTGACCCTCGCGAGCAGCCAGGGCGTCCCGGTGCAGCGCGTCGCCAGGGAGGTGCTCAGCCGGCTGTGCGGGTCGGAGCGGCACCAGGGGGTGGCGGCCCGTGCGGCGGAGGTGCCGTTGCTCTCCTTGCACGAGCTTTTGGAGCAGGCCACCGGAGGCGAGCGCCCTGCGCCCGGTGACCGCACGTCGGCTCCGCTGCTCGTGGTGCTGGATCACCTCACCGACCCCCAAAACGTGGGCGCCCTGCTCCGGACGGCCGAGGCCGTGGGGGCCAGCGGCGTGGTGATGGCGGCCCGCCGCAGCGCGCCGGTCTCGGCCGCCGTGGTCAGGGCCTCGGCGGGTGCGGTGCATCACCTGCGGATCAGCCGGGTCTCCAGCGTGGCCGAGGCGCTGGAGCGCATCAAGGAGGCCGGCTTCTGGGTCGTGGGCGCGGAGGCGTCCGCCGAGCTCAGCCTGTGGGAGGCGGACCTGAGCGGTCCGCTGGCGGTCGTCGTGGGGGCGGAGGGGCGGGGCATGGCGCCGTTGGTGCGGCGGCGCTGCGACCTGCTGGTGCGCATCCCCATGTGGGGCAAGGTGAGCTCCCTCAACGCCTCGGTGGCCGGGGCGCTGGTGCTCTACGAGGTGCGCCGGCAGCAGACGACCCGTTGA
- a CDS encoding ribonuclease III domain-containing protein encodes MSDGRRDGAGGAGPGWEAADALAPAVLAYVGDAAFGLLVRTLVLERCLADGGGGCPGLAELHREVAPLVSAEGQARLLLALWPALLPHEQEVVRRARNAKTRHRPRRAGYLAYRRSTGLEALVGYLYLKGQTDRLVHLLEWGLAQHPHETPGADGTV; translated from the coding sequence ATGAGCGACGGGCGCCGCGACGGCGCGGGCGGGGCCGGCCCGGGATGGGAGGCGGCCGACGCACTGGCGCCGGCCGTGCTGGCCTACGTGGGGGACGCCGCCTTCGGCCTGCTGGTGAGGACGCTGGTGCTCGAGCGGTGCCTGGCCGACGGCGGGGGCGGCTGCCCGGGGCTGGCCGAGCTGCACCGGGAGGTCGCACCGCTGGTCTCCGCCGAGGGACAGGCCCGCCTCCTGCTGGCCCTGTGGCCCGCTCTCTTACCCCACGAGCAGGAGGTCGTGCGGCGCGCCCGCAACGCGAAGACGCGGCACCGACCGCGACGGGCGGGCTACCTCGCCTACCGACGCAGCACGGGCCTCGAGGCTCTGGTGGGATATCTCTACCTCAAGGGCCAGACCGATCGGCTGGTCCACCTGTTGGAATGGGGGCTGGCGCAGCACCCGCATGAGACGCCCGGAGCCGACGGCACGGTCTGA
- the cysS gene encoding cysteine--tRNA ligase, which translates to MAIQVYNTLTRRTETFTPREPGRVSIYVCGLTPYDHAHLGHLRPAVVWQAIRNYLEYKGFQVTLVQNFTDIDDKIIDRARALGVPAETVALTYIRDYLEAMDRLGLRYADHYPRVTRHIPEVVEMVSRLVERGHAYEVEGSVYFDTTTFPSYGKLSGQRREALEAGARIEPDERKRHPADFALWKAAKPGEPAWSSPWGPGRPGWHIECSAMSLHYLGFGFDLHGGGADLIFPHHENEVAQSEAYAGQEGFVRFWLHNGLVNVKATKMSKSLGNFTTAREILRRHPPGLVKYYLLSTHYRSPIEFADTSLDEARPGWERLEGAHRRLAGFERLLVGLGRQRPEWWLEHQAPPGGWDQGRDEVERRALAAVRAVREAFEAAMDDDLNTPRALGALFDLVREANPLAERVGSPDAVDPASPAPAHLLLGAASALLRQLGGQVLGVVDVAAGTAGAAPAAEGRERLVESLISLVLEIRQRARAARRFDEADEVRDRLAAMGVVVEDTAAGPRWKLRPPGEERTA; encoded by the coding sequence GTGGCCATCCAGGTGTACAACACGCTGACCCGGCGCACCGAGACGTTCACGCCGCGCGAGCCCGGCCGGGTGAGCATCTACGTCTGCGGGCTGACGCCCTACGACCACGCACACCTGGGTCACCTGCGGCCCGCGGTCGTCTGGCAGGCCATCCGCAACTACCTGGAGTACAAAGGCTTCCAGGTCACCCTGGTGCAGAACTTCACCGACATCGACGACAAGATCATCGACCGGGCACGCGCGCTGGGGGTCCCGGCCGAGACCGTCGCCCTCACGTACATCCGAGACTACCTGGAGGCCATGGATCGCCTGGGGCTCCGCTACGCCGACCACTACCCCCGCGTCACCCGCCACATCCCCGAGGTCGTGGAGATGGTGAGCCGGCTGGTGGAGCGGGGGCATGCCTACGAGGTCGAGGGCAGCGTCTACTTCGACACCACCACCTTCCCGAGCTACGGCAAGCTCTCGGGTCAGCGGCGCGAAGCCCTGGAGGCCGGCGCCCGCATCGAGCCCGACGAGCGCAAGCGGCACCCCGCGGACTTCGCCCTGTGGAAGGCCGCCAAGCCGGGGGAGCCGGCGTGGTCCAGCCCCTGGGGGCCGGGACGGCCCGGTTGGCACATCGAGTGCTCGGCCATGTCGCTCCACTACCTGGGCTTCGGCTTCGACCTGCACGGCGGAGGGGCGGACCTCATCTTCCCGCACCACGAAAACGAGGTGGCCCAGTCGGAGGCCTACGCCGGCCAGGAGGGCTTCGTGCGCTTCTGGCTGCACAACGGGCTCGTCAACGTCAAGGCCACCAAGATGTCCAAATCGCTGGGCAACTTCACCACGGCCCGCGAGATCCTCCGGCGCCACCCGCCGGGCCTGGTCAAGTACTACCTGCTCTCCACCCACTACCGCTCGCCCATCGAGTTCGCCGACACCAGTCTCGACGAGGCGCGCCCGGGCTGGGAGCGGCTGGAGGGGGCGCACCGGCGGCTGGCGGGGTTCGAGCGGCTCCTGGTGGGGCTGGGGCGCCAGCGTCCCGAGTGGTGGCTCGAGCACCAGGCACCGCCGGGCGGGTGGGACCAGGGACGAGACGAGGTGGAGCGGCGGGCCCTGGCTGCGGTGCGGGCGGTGCGAGAGGCCTTCGAGGCGGCCATGGACGACGACCTCAACACCCCCCGCGCGCTGGGCGCGCTCTTCGACCTGGTGCGGGAGGCCAATCCGCTAGCGGAGCGAGTGGGCAGTCCGGACGCCGTCGACCCGGCATCGCCGGCGCCGGCGCACCTGCTGCTGGGGGCCGCGTCGGCTCTGTTGCGGCAGCTGGGCGGTCAGGTGCTGGGCGTGGTGGATGTCGCCGCTGGCACGGCTGGCGCGGCTCCGGCCGCCGAGGGCAGGGAGCGGCTGGTGGAGAGCCTGATCTCCCTGGTGCTGGAGATACGCCAGCGGGCGCGGGCGGCACGCCGCTTCGACGAGGCCGACGAGGTGCGTGACCGGCTCGCCGCCATGGGCGTGGTGGTCGAGGATACCGCCGCTGGCCCCCGGTGGAAGCTGAGGCCGCCCGGCGAGGAACGCACGGCATGA
- a CDS encoding tetratricopeptide repeat protein: MPRIARYGATCRWTTGLAVVLTLVMGWGATAAASAAGSAVSPTAEPAVPYLLEMERVTPEAPAIATARAMLARGAWQDAVDALAPVILAGSSARTDDRAHGLMLAAVALAGLGDRARAAALLDEAAAMRPASLVIRLNRARLDWEAGRDAQAAQALERIGPEVEARGDAELRAWVGALWYRLGAQAAGRGDVDEALRRWERAWHADPASALYPLHYASLAKSAGRLQQAAGAYDAAIEHLGAGADASVLVEAGLVHLALRRYEQALSLFERVRAQRPRDAEALYGAGVALTGLGRLQEAAARLREAVEAHPGHWRARLALGTALMATGATDEAVRHFEEAVRLAPAVAESRIALGQAYLEAGRPRDAEGQLQAGLALGEARPEVLYAIGQARLMDGRPRDAAASFAAAASLETTPVGKALSLYAQALATEAAGDVTAAIGLLRQAVSLDSSRFDAHLRLGELLLASGDAEAAMVALRRAASLRPDDARVQRALESARSATAGG; this comes from the coding sequence ATGCCACGGATCGCCCGGTACGGGGCGACGTGCCGATGGACGACCGGCCTCGCGGTCGTCCTGACCCTGGTCATGGGCTGGGGCGCCACGGCGGCTGCCTCCGCCGCCGGCTCCGCGGTGAGCCCGACGGCCGAGCCCGCCGTCCCCTACCTGCTGGAGATGGAGCGCGTCACACCGGAGGCGCCCGCCATCGCCACCGCTCGAGCCATGCTGGCCCGAGGGGCATGGCAGGATGCGGTGGATGCCCTCGCGCCGGTGATCCTGGCGGGCTCGAGCGCCCGAACCGACGACCGGGCGCACGGTTTGATGCTGGCGGCCGTGGCCTTGGCGGGCCTGGGGGATCGGGCCCGGGCCGCCGCGCTCCTCGACGAGGCGGCGGCGATGCGCCCTGCGTCGCTGGTGATCCGGCTCAACCGGGCCCGGCTCGACTGGGAGGCCGGACGGGATGCGCAGGCAGCGCAGGCGCTGGAGCGGATCGGGCCCGAGGTGGAGGCCCGTGGCGACGCGGAGCTGCGGGCGTGGGTGGGCGCCTTGTGGTACCGGCTGGGCGCGCAGGCCGCGGGGCGTGGCGACGTCGACGAGGCGCTCCGGCGGTGGGAGCGAGCCTGGCACGCCGACCCAGCCTCGGCCCTGTATCCGCTTCACTACGCGTCGCTGGCCAAGTCCGCGGGGCGTCTGCAGCAGGCCGCGGGGGCGTACGATGCGGCCATCGAGCACCTGGGCGCCGGCGCCGACGCGTCCGTGCTGGTCGAGGCCGGGCTTGTGCACCTGGCGCTGCGGCGATACGAGCAGGCCCTCTCCCTATTCGAGCGTGTCAGGGCGCAGCGTCCCCGGGATGCCGAGGCTCTCTACGGAGCGGGGGTGGCGCTGACCGGGCTGGGACGCCTGCAGGAGGCGGCCGCACGGCTACGGGAGGCCGTCGAGGCGCATCCCGGTCACTGGCGGGCCCGCTTGGCCCTCGGCACGGCACTCATGGCCACGGGAGCCACCGACGAGGCGGTGCGCCACTTCGAAGAGGCCGTGAGGCTGGCCCCTGCGGTGGCCGAGTCGAGGATCGCCCTCGGGCAGGCCTATCTGGAGGCCGGACGGCCCCGTGATGCCGAGGGCCAGCTGCAGGCCGGGCTGGCTCTCGGTGAGGCGCGTCCCGAGGTGCTCTACGCCATCGGCCAGGCGAGACTGATGGACGGCCGACCCCGGGATGCCGCGGCGAGCTTCGCAGCGGCGGCCTCCCTGGAGACGACGCCGGTCGGCAAGGCCCTCTCCCTCTACGCCCAGGCCCTGGCGACGGAGGCGGCGGGGGACGTGACCGCGGCCATCGGGTTGCTGAGGCAGGCGGTCAGCCTGGACAGCTCCCGCTTCGACGCCCATCTCCGCCTGGGCGAGCTGCTCCTGGCCTCGGGGGATGCAGAGGCGGCCATGGTGGCGCTCCGCAGGGCCGCGTCGCTCCGCCCCGACGACGCCCGGGTACAGCGCGCGCTCGAGTCGGCCCGGTCGGCCACGGCGGGCGGATGA
- the ribD gene encoding bifunctional diaminohydroxyphosphoribosylaminopyrimidine deaminase/5-amino-6-(5-phosphoribosylamino)uracil reductase RibD, giving the protein MAPALPACSAPRRRRATEVGARLVGVTGSLETVGLGPSQAWPAREPDPVEARYLARAIALARRAAGRTSPTRRSARSWCARAHRRRGYHRRAGEPHAEVVALRQAGEAARGATLYVTLEPCAHWGRTPPCADALIQAGVRRVVACTLDPNPRVDGRGFARLAAAGVEVVLARGELRRRVRQLNAGYEKHVTTGLPYVTVKVAMSLDGKIATASGDARWISSEASRALVHRLRARHDAVMVGVGTVLADDPLLTARPGGRARARQPLRVVVDSTARTPLASRLVTSAGPTAPVLVATTPRAPAQRLERLRERGIEVRVLPQTADGRVDLGTLMAELGRRDVLDVLVEGGGTLAGSLVASGMADRLLVFVAPVILGGVTAPTPVGGAGVARIADAWRVARWSVRAVRGSGSPPDLLIEALFDEAVRRLERP; this is encoded by the coding sequence GTGGCGCCCGCCCTGCCCGCCTGCTCCGCCCCGAGGCGCCGGCGTGCGACGGAGGTCGGAGCGAGACTGGTCGGCGTCACGGGGTCCCTCGAGACCGTCGGCCTGGGGCCGTCCCAGGCCTGGCCGGCCCGAGAGCCCGATCCGGTGGAGGCCCGCTACCTGGCCCGTGCCATCGCGCTGGCACGGCGGGCGGCCGGCCGCACCAGCCCAACCCGGCGGTCGGCGCGGTCCTGGTGCGCGAGGGCGCATCGTCGGCGAGGGTATCATCGCCGCGCCGGCGAGCCGCACGCCGAGGTGGTCGCCCTGCGCCAGGCCGGCGAGGCGGCGCGCGGCGCCACGCTGTACGTCACGCTGGAGCCCTGCGCCCATTGGGGCCGCACGCCTCCCTGCGCCGACGCGCTCATCCAGGCCGGCGTGCGGCGCGTGGTCGCCTGCACCCTGGACCCCAACCCCCGGGTCGACGGCCGCGGCTTTGCCCGCCTGGCGGCCGCCGGGGTGGAGGTGGTGCTGGCGCGGGGCGAGCTGCGACGCCGGGTGCGGCAGCTCAACGCGGGCTACGAGAAGCACGTCACGACGGGGCTGCCCTACGTGACCGTCAAGGTGGCCATGAGCCTCGACGGCAAGATCGCCACGGCGTCCGGCGATGCCCGCTGGATCTCGAGCGAGGCCTCCCGTGCCCTGGTGCACCGGTTGCGCGCCCGCCACGATGCCGTGATGGTGGGCGTCGGCACCGTGCTGGCCGACGACCCCCTGCTGACCGCTCGTCCCGGCGGCAGGGCTCGAGCCCGACAACCCCTGCGCGTCGTGGTCGACAGCACGGCCCGGACGCCTCTTGCCTCACGGCTCGTCACGTCCGCGGGGCCGACGGCCCCGGTCCTGGTCGCGACGACCCCTCGCGCGCCCGCGCAGCGTCTCGAGCGCTTGCGCGAGCGCGGCATCGAGGTCAGGGTGCTGCCCCAGACCGCCGACGGGCGCGTCGACCTGGGGACGCTCATGGCCGAGCTGGGCCGGCGCGACGTGCTCGACGTCCTGGTGGAGGGGGGCGGCACCCTGGCCGGCTCGCTGGTGGCCTCGGGCATGGCGGATCGCCTGCTGGTCTTCGTCGCGCCCGTCATCCTGGGGGGCGTCACGGCTCCGACGCCGGTGGGGGGCGCGGGTGTGGCACGCATCGCCGATGCCTGGCGCGTCGCGCGCTGGAGCGTCCGGGCGGTGAGGGGTTCGGGCTCGCCGCCCGATCTCCTCATCGAGGCGCTCTTCGACGAGGCCGTCCGACGCCTGGAGAGGCCTTGA